Proteins from a single region of Hordeum vulgare subsp. vulgare chromosome 6H, MorexV3_pseudomolecules_assembly, whole genome shotgun sequence:
- the LOC123405149 gene encoding uncharacterized protein LOC123405149 — protein sequence MSPQPPTLVVERLSDVKITSPTSFGVRQSQLAKNADALYNNMLAPVVNRQHQTATSAEDITYMPMKTTEHIIIDEIEKELDNNYDAKDDLIIVKEKKLLTLPFEQNTRFPVSEEECKNYNTIIELAYTKGVQKYVFSIPFLVFPLLAYFSLHCFNCNFLILLLFFL from the exons ATGTCCCCCCAACCACCGACATTG GTGGTTGAGAGGCTTTCAGATGTTAAGATCACTAGTCCAACAAGTTTTGGTGTTAGGCAAAGTCAGTTAGCCAAGAATGCAGACGCTCTATACAACAATATGCTCGCGCCTGTTGTGAATCGGCAACATCAAACCGCTACAAGTGCTGAAGATATCACCTACATGCCAATGAAAACCACGGAGCATATTATCATCGATGAAATTGAGAAGGAACTAGATAACAACTATGATGCAAAAGATGACTTGATAATAGTCAAGGAGAAGAAGCTTTTGACCCTCCCCTTTGAGCAAAACACAAGGTTCCCTGTTTCCGAGGAAGAGTGCAAGAACTATAACACAATAATTGAACTAGCATACACTAAAGGTGTTCAAAAGTATGTTTTCTCAATCCCCTTTTTAGTTTTTCCTTTGTTGGCATATTTTTCTCTTCATTGTTTTAATTGTAATTTTCTAATTCTCTTACTTTTCTTTCTGTAA